One window of the Pseudomonas sihuiensis genome contains the following:
- a CDS encoding RnfABCDGE type electron transport complex subunit D — MTLPRITSPHAKGSNRTQQVMLQVLLATVPGILALTWLFGAGTLFNLVWASLCALGFEAALLAARQRPLAFFLKDYSALVTAVLLALALPPYSPWWLTLIACGFAIGFGKQLYGGLGQNPFNPAMVGYVVVLISFPVEMTSWPAPHGVAALDGLKHILGIANLPDGWAQATALDALKVNKSLTIDELRASNVAFGHFGGAGSEAVNLAFLAGGLYLLHKRLITWHAPVGMLAALFVMSLLFWNGSGSDSNGSPLFHLLTGATMLGAFFIVTDPVSGATSNRGRLVFGIGVGVLVYVIRAWGGYPDAVAFAVLLMNLAAPTIDYYTRPRSYGHRKPNSGFKLGE; from the coding sequence ATGACCCTGCCCCGCATCACATCGCCCCACGCCAAGGGCAGCAACCGCACCCAGCAGGTCATGCTGCAGGTGCTGCTGGCCACTGTGCCGGGCATCCTCGCCCTGACCTGGCTGTTCGGCGCCGGCACCCTGTTCAACCTGGTCTGGGCCAGCCTCTGCGCGCTGGGCTTCGAGGCCGCCTTGCTGGCCGCACGCCAACGCCCGCTGGCCTTCTTCCTCAAGGACTACAGCGCCCTGGTCACCGCCGTGCTACTGGCCCTGGCCCTGCCGCCCTACTCGCCCTGGTGGCTGACCCTGATCGCCTGCGGCTTCGCCATCGGCTTCGGCAAGCAGCTATATGGCGGCCTCGGGCAGAACCCCTTCAACCCGGCCATGGTCGGCTACGTGGTGGTGCTGATCTCCTTCCCGGTGGAAATGACCAGTTGGCCTGCGCCACACGGCGTCGCCGCGCTGGACGGTCTCAAGCACATCCTCGGCATTGCCAACCTGCCCGACGGCTGGGCCCAGGCCACCGCGCTGGACGCATTGAAGGTCAACAAGAGCCTGACCATCGACGAGCTACGCGCTAGCAATGTGGCCTTCGGCCACTTCGGCGGTGCCGGCAGCGAGGCGGTCAACCTGGCGTTTCTCGCTGGTGGCCTGTATCTGCTGCACAAGCGCCTGATCACCTGGCATGCGCCAGTGGGCATGCTCGCCGCGCTGTTCGTCATGAGCCTGCTGTTCTGGAACGGCAGCGGCTCGGATTCCAACGGCTCGCCGCTGTTTCACCTGCTTACCGGGGCGACCATGCTCGGCGCCTTCTTCATCGTCACCGACCCAGTTTCCGGCGCGACCAGCAATCGCGGGCGCCTGGTGTTCGGCATCGGCGTCGGCGTACTGGTCTACGTGATCCGCGCCTGGGGCGGCTACCCGGACGCGGTAGCCTTCGCCGTGCTGCTGATGAACCTGGCAGCGCCGACCATCGACTATTACACCCGGCCGCGTAGCTATGGCCATCGCAAGCCCAACAGCGGCTTCAAGCTGGGAGAATGA
- the rsxG gene encoding electron transport complex subunit RsxG yields MLPEISRSMLKNALVLGLFAIGTVGSVALLQQGTATRIAAAEREAQVRALAEILPAGSYDNHLLDNRIELNAPELGQRSPQSAYLALKGDQPSALILPVTAPDGYSGAIHLLVGIFADGRLAGVRVLSHRETPGLGDKIELAKSDWVRSFEGKSLSNPGEDGWAVKKDRGEFDQFAGATITPRAVVKAVHGALRYFDKHRAQLLGLAEDEQ; encoded by the coding sequence ATGCTGCCGGAAATCAGCCGCTCCATGCTGAAGAATGCCCTGGTGCTCGGGCTGTTCGCCATTGGCACCGTCGGCAGCGTCGCCCTGCTGCAACAGGGCACCGCCACGCGTATCGCCGCCGCCGAGCGCGAAGCGCAGGTGCGCGCCCTGGCCGAGATCCTGCCGGCCGGCAGCTATGACAACCACCTGCTGGACAACCGCATCGAGCTCAACGCCCCCGAGCTGGGCCAACGCAGCCCGCAGTCGGCCTACCTGGCCTTGAAGGGCGACCAACCCAGCGCGCTGATCCTGCCGGTGACCGCACCGGATGGCTACAGCGGCGCCATCCACCTGCTGGTGGGCATCTTCGCTGATGGTCGCCTGGCTGGCGTGCGTGTGCTCAGCCACCGAGAAACCCCGGGGCTGGGTGACAAGATCGAGCTGGCCAAGAGCGACTGGGTGCGCAGCTTCGAGGGCAAGTCCCTGAGCAACCCCGGCGAAGACGGCTGGGCAGTGAAGAAGGATCGCGGCGAGTTCGACCAGTTCGCCGGCGCCACCATCACCCCGCGCGCCGTGGTCAAGGCCGTGCACGGCGCCCTGCGCTACTTCGACAAGCACCGCGCCCAATTGCTGGGCCTGGCGGAGGACGAGCAATGA
- the rsxC gene encoding electron transport complex subunit RsxC produces MSAQERIWDIPGGIHPAERKELSNRTPIQQAPLPARLTLPLGQHIGAVAEPCVVVGQRVRKGQKIAEATGFVSAPLHAPTSGTVSFIGPQPYPHVSGMLAPAIVIDSDGLDEWIDLTPHPDYRHMDSAELLALIRDAGISGLGGAGFPTAVKLTARPTQKIHTLIINGTECEPYITADDLLMRERAAELVSGIDILVQLIQPEQVLIGIEDNKPEAIAAVRGACSERSYQVRVFPTKYPSGGEKQLIQILTGVEVPSGGLPADIGILCQNVGTCVAVHEAVVHGKPLISRITTLTGEALARPGNVESLFGTPVGELLQFAGLDTSKLNRLIMGGPMMGFTLPSLEVPLIKTSNCLLASTAVELPPPPPAMPCIRCGECAEACPASLLPQQLHFFALGQEHEQLKAHNLFDCIECGACAYVCPSSIPLVQYYRAAKAEIRDLEQKQLKAEHSKQRFEQRQERLRRAEEQKEAERKARAEKAARAKAAQAEAPPAAAAAPADEALKKLKIEASMAQVALKKAEKQLAAHDTPELQTQVSELRAAAEAAQKALADAQAAAPAPTPKPAGDEALKKAKIEAAMLKAQLRKLEKIENPDDDQQAELARLRQQLEAAEKTLASLESQAPAPAAKPAGDEALKKAKIDAAMLKAQLRKLEKIEPPDDDQQAEIARIRQQLEAADKALADLEKQAPAPAAKPAGDDVLKKAKVELAMKRAELKKAEKAGADEATLQPLRDALAAAEKALHAAEAASGKPAPELVRTERPGVDAELKALKTEVAFARADLRKLERDDNAAADALEQARTRLSEAERKLADYQP; encoded by the coding sequence ATGAGCGCACAAGAGCGTATCTGGGATATCCCCGGCGGCATCCATCCGGCCGAGCGCAAGGAGCTGTCAAACCGCACCCCGATCCAGCAGGCGCCGCTGCCGGCCCGCCTGACCTTGCCGCTGGGCCAGCATATCGGCGCCGTCGCCGAGCCTTGCGTGGTGGTCGGCCAGCGGGTGCGCAAGGGACAGAAGATCGCCGAGGCCACCGGTTTCGTCAGCGCGCCGCTGCATGCGCCGACCTCCGGCACGGTCAGCTTTATCGGCCCGCAGCCCTACCCGCATGTCTCCGGCATGCTGGCGCCGGCCATCGTCATCGACAGCGACGGCCTGGACGAGTGGATCGACCTGACCCCGCATCCCGACTACCGGCATATGGACTCCGCCGAACTGCTGGCGCTGATCCGCGACGCCGGCATCAGTGGCCTGGGCGGCGCGGGCTTCCCCACCGCGGTGAAGCTCACCGCGCGGCCGACGCAGAAGATCCACACGCTGATCATCAACGGCACCGAGTGCGAGCCCTATATCACCGCCGACGACCTGCTGATGCGCGAACGCGCAGCTGAGCTGGTTTCCGGCATCGATATCCTGGTGCAGCTGATCCAGCCCGAGCAGGTGCTGATCGGCATCGAGGACAACAAGCCCGAGGCCATCGCCGCGGTGCGCGGCGCCTGCAGCGAGCGCAGCTACCAGGTGCGGGTGTTCCCCACCAAGTACCCCTCCGGCGGCGAGAAGCAGCTGATCCAGATCCTCACCGGTGTCGAGGTGCCATCGGGCGGCCTGCCGGCCGATATCGGCATCCTCTGCCAGAACGTCGGCACCTGCGTGGCCGTGCACGAGGCCGTAGTGCACGGCAAGCCGCTGATCTCGCGCATCACCACCCTCACCGGCGAGGCCCTGGCGCGCCCGGGCAACGTCGAGTCGCTGTTCGGCACGCCAGTGGGCGAGCTGCTGCAGTTCGCCGGGCTGGACACCAGCAAACTCAATCGCCTGATCATGGGCGGACCGATGATGGGCTTTACCCTGCCCAGCCTCGAGGTGCCGCTGATCAAGACCAGCAACTGCCTGCTGGCCAGCACCGCCGTCGAACTGCCGCCACCACCGCCGGCTATGCCCTGCATCCGCTGCGGCGAATGCGCCGAGGCCTGCCCGGCCAGCCTGCTGCCGCAACAACTGCACTTCTTCGCCTTGGGCCAGGAGCACGAACAGCTCAAGGCGCACAACCTGTTCGACTGCATCGAATGCGGCGCCTGCGCCTACGTCTGCCCATCGAGTATTCCGCTGGTGCAGTACTACCGCGCGGCCAAGGCGGAAATCCGCGATCTGGAACAGAAGCAGCTCAAGGCCGAACACTCCAAGCAGCGCTTCGAACAGCGCCAGGAACGCCTGCGCCGCGCCGAGGAGCAGAAGGAGGCCGAGCGCAAGGCCCGCGCAGAGAAGGCCGCCCGCGCCAAGGCGGCGCAGGCCGAAGCGCCCCCTGCTGCGGCAGCGGCGCCGGCCGATGAGGCGCTTAAGAAACTCAAGATCGAAGCCAGCATGGCCCAGGTCGCGCTGAAGAAGGCGGAAAAACAGCTGGCCGCCCACGACACGCCCGAACTGCAGACTCAGGTCAGCGAGCTGCGTGCTGCTGCCGAAGCCGCACAGAAGGCCCTGGCCGACGCGCAGGCGGCTGCACCTGCCCCGACGCCCAAGCCGGCCGGTGACGAAGCGCTGAAGAAAGCCAAGATCGAAGCCGCCATGCTCAAGGCCCAGCTGCGCAAGCTGGAAAAGATCGAGAACCCGGACGACGATCAGCAGGCCGAACTCGCCCGCCTGCGTCAGCAACTGGAAGCAGCCGAAAAGACCCTGGCCAGCCTGGAAAGCCAAGCGCCCGCACCCGCCGCCAAACCGGCCGGCGACGAAGCGCTGAAGAAAGCCAAGATCGACGCTGCCATGCTCAAGGCACAGCTGCGCAAGCTGGAAAAGATCGAGCCCCCGGACGACGACCAGCAGGCCGAAATCGCTCGCATTCGCCAGCAACTGGAAGCAGCCGATAAGGCCCTGGCAGACCTGGAAAAGCAGGCGCCCGCCCCCGCTGCCAAGCCGGCCGGTGACGACGTCCTGAAAAAGGCCAAGGTCGAGCTGGCGATGAAACGCGCCGAGCTGAAGAAGGCCGAGAAGGCCGGCGCTGACGAAGCCACTCTGCAGCCGCTGCGTGATGCCCTGGCCGCTGCCGAAAAGGCCCTGCACGCCGCCGAGGCGGCCTCGGGCAAGCCTGCCCCGGAACTGGTACGCACCGAACGGCCTGGTGTGGATGCCGAGCTGAAAGCCTTGAAAACCGAAGTGGCCTTTGCTCGCGCCGACCTGCGCAAGCTGGAACGGGACGACAACGCCGCCGCCGATGCACTGGAGCAGGCACGCACTCGTCTGAGCGAAGCCGAACGCAAGCTGGCCGACTATCAGCCGTAA
- the rsxB gene encoding electron transport complex subunit RsxB, producing the protein MSLVLVAVLALLGLCLIAGAILGFAAVRFKVEGDPIAEQINALLPQTQCGQCGYPGCKPYAEAIAGGDKINKCPPGGEATIQALADLLDVEPEPLDAVEGEKPQMVAYIREAECIGCTKCIQACPVDAIVGAARQMHTVIVSECTGCDLCVEPCPVDCIDMIEVGSTVQSWKWDKPLAPGQLIASDREQAA; encoded by the coding sequence ATGAGCCTGGTTCTCGTCGCCGTCCTCGCCCTGCTCGGCCTGTGCCTGATCGCCGGCGCCATCCTCGGTTTCGCCGCGGTGCGCTTCAAGGTCGAGGGCGACCCCATCGCCGAACAGATCAACGCCCTGCTGCCACAGACCCAGTGCGGTCAGTGCGGCTACCCGGGCTGCAAGCCCTACGCCGAGGCGATCGCCGGCGGCGACAAGATCAACAAGTGCCCGCCCGGGGGCGAGGCGACCATCCAGGCCTTGGCCGACCTGCTGGACGTCGAGCCCGAGCCGCTGGATGCGGTGGAAGGCGAGAAGCCGCAGATGGTCGCCTACATCCGTGAGGCGGAATGTATCGGCTGCACCAAGTGCATCCAGGCCTGCCCGGTGGACGCCATCGTCGGTGCGGCGCGGCAGATGCACACGGTGATCGTCAGCGAGTGCACAGGCTGCGACCTGTGCGTCGAGCCCTGCCCGGTGGACTGCATCGACATGATCGAAGTCGGTAGCACCGTACAGAGCTGGAAGTGGGACAAGCCGCTGGCCCCCGGCCAGTTGATCGCCAGCGACCGGGAGCAGGCGGCATGA
- the metG gene encoding methionine--tRNA ligase — protein sequence MTEARKILVTSALPYANGSIHLGHMLEYVQTDMWVRYQKLRGNQAIYVCADDAHGSAIMLRAEKEGITPEQLIANVQAEHTADFADFLVDFDNYHSTHSQENRELSAAIYLALRDKGHIATRAVTQYFDPEKGMFLADRFIKGTCPKCGTEDQYGDNCEKCGATYSPTELKNPRSAISGAVPVLKESQHFFFKLPDFEAMLKQWTRSGALQEAVANKIAEWLDGGLQEWDISRDAPYFGFEIPGEPGKYFYVWLDAPIGYMASFKNLCSKRPELDFDAFWGKDSTAELYHFIGKDIVNFHALFWPAMLEGAGYRKPTAVNVHGYLTVNGQKMSKSRGTFIKARTYLDHLNPEYLRYYYASKLGRGVDDLDLNLDDFVQKVNSDLVGKVVNIASRCAGFIHKGNDGLLVAANPEPELWDAFQAAAPSIAEAYEARDFSRAMREIMALADRANAWIADKAPWALNKVEGKQAEVQEICALGINLFRQLVIMLKPVLPKLAADAEAFLNVKPQTWADLSLPLANHQLNPFNPLLTRIEPAKIDAMVEASKEDLAAEASKPQGNGELAKDPLAAEINFDAFAAVDLRIALIEKCEFVEGADKLLRLSLDIGDEKRNVFSGIKSAYPDPSKLEGRLTLYVANLAPRKMKFGISEGMVLAAGPGGEEIYLLSPDSGAKPGQRVK from the coding sequence ATGACCGAAGCCCGCAAGATTCTCGTTACCAGCGCCCTCCCCTACGCCAACGGCTCCATCCACCTCGGCCATATGCTCGAGTACGTGCAGACCGACATGTGGGTGCGCTACCAGAAGCTGCGCGGCAATCAGGCGATCTACGTCTGCGCCGACGATGCGCACGGCTCGGCCATCATGCTGCGCGCCGAGAAAGAAGGCATCACCCCCGAGCAGCTCATTGCTAACGTACAGGCCGAGCACACCGCCGACTTCGCCGACTTCCTGGTGGACTTCGACAACTACCACTCCACCCACTCGCAGGAAAACCGCGAGCTGTCGGCGGCCATCTACCTGGCGCTGCGCGACAAGGGGCATATCGCCACCCGCGCCGTGACCCAGTACTTCGACCCCGAGAAAGGCATGTTCCTCGCCGACCGCTTCATCAAGGGCACCTGCCCGAAATGTGGCACCGAGGATCAGTACGGCGACAACTGCGAGAAATGCGGCGCGACCTACTCGCCGACCGAACTGAAAAACCCGCGCTCCGCCATTTCCGGTGCGGTGCCGGTGCTCAAGGAGTCGCAGCACTTCTTCTTCAAGCTGCCGGACTTCGAGGCCATGCTCAAGCAGTGGACGCGCTCCGGCGCGCTGCAGGAGGCGGTGGCCAACAAGATCGCCGAATGGCTCGATGGCGGCCTGCAGGAGTGGGACATCAGCCGTGATGCGCCCTACTTCGGCTTCGAGATTCCCGGCGAGCCGGGCAAGTACTTCTACGTCTGGCTGGACGCGCCGATCGGCTACATGGCCAGCTTCAAGAACCTGTGCAGCAAACGCCCGGAGCTGGACTTCGACGCGTTCTGGGGCAAGGACTCGACCGCCGAGCTGTATCACTTCATCGGCAAGGACATCGTCAACTTCCACGCCCTGTTCTGGCCGGCCATGCTCGAAGGCGCGGGCTACCGCAAGCCCACCGCGGTCAATGTGCACGGCTACCTGACGGTGAACGGGCAGAAGATGTCCAAATCGCGCGGCACCTTCATCAAGGCGCGCACCTACCTGGACCACCTGAACCCGGAATACCTGCGCTACTACTACGCCTCCAAGCTGGGCCGCGGCGTGGATGATCTGGACCTGAACCTCGATGACTTCGTGCAGAAGGTCAACTCGGACCTGGTCGGCAAGGTGGTCAACATCGCCAGCCGCTGTGCCGGCTTCATCCACAAGGGCAACGATGGCCTGCTGGTCGCCGCCAACCCGGAGCCGGAGCTGTGGGACGCCTTCCAGGCTGCCGCGCCGAGCATCGCCGAGGCTTACGAGGCGCGCGACTTCTCCCGCGCCATGCGCGAGATCATGGCGCTGGCCGACCGCGCCAACGCCTGGATCGCCGACAAGGCGCCCTGGGCCCTGAACAAGGTCGAAGGCAAGCAGGCCGAGGTGCAGGAAATCTGCGCGCTGGGCATCAACCTGTTCCGCCAGCTGGTGATCATGTTGAAACCCGTGCTGCCGAAGCTGGCCGCCGATGCCGAAGCCTTCCTCAATGTGAAGCCGCAAACCTGGGCCGATCTCTCGCTGCCGCTGGCCAACCACCAGCTCAACCCGTTCAACCCGCTGCTCACCCGCATCGAGCCCGCGAAGATCGACGCCATGGTCGAAGCCTCCAAGGAAGACCTGGCCGCCGAAGCGTCCAAGCCACAGGGCAATGGCGAACTGGCCAAGGACCCGCTGGCCGCTGAGATCAACTTCGACGCCTTCGCCGCCGTCGACCTGCGTATCGCCCTGATCGAGAAGTGCGAGTTCGTCGAAGGCGCCGACAAGCTGCTGCGCCTGTCGCTGGATATCGGTGACGAGAAGCGCAACGTATTCTCCGGCATCAAGTCCGCTTACCCCGACCCGAGCAAGCTGGAAGGCCGCCTGACCCTGTACGTCGCCAACCTGGCGCCGCGCAAGATGAAGTTCGGCATCAGCGAAGGCATGGTGCTGGCCGCCGGCCCCGGTGGTGAGGAAATCTACCTGCTCAGCCCGGATAGCGGCGCCAAGCCAGGCCAGCGCGTCAAGTAA
- the rsxA gene encoding electron transport complex subunit RsxA encodes MTELVLIMVSAILVNNFVLVQFLGLCPFMGVSKKIETAIGLSLATTFVLTLAAMCSYLVQQYVLKPLDLEFLRTISFILVIAVTVQFTEMVVNKTSPLLYRVLGIFLPLITTNCIVLGVALLNANKAEFTFITATANGFAAGLGFSLVLVLFAAMRERIAIADVPKSFQGAAIGMITAGLMSLAFMGFAGLIKL; translated from the coding sequence ATGACCGAACTCGTCCTGATCATGGTCAGCGCCATCCTGGTCAACAATTTCGTGCTGGTGCAGTTTCTCGGCCTGTGCCCGTTCATGGGCGTGTCGAAGAAGATCGAGACGGCCATCGGCCTGTCCCTGGCCACCACCTTCGTGCTGACTCTGGCCGCCATGTGCAGCTACCTGGTGCAGCAGTACGTGCTCAAACCGCTGGATCTGGAATTCCTGCGCACCATCAGTTTCATTCTGGTGATCGCGGTGACCGTGCAGTTCACCGAGATGGTGGTGAACAAGACCAGCCCACTGCTGTATCGCGTGCTGGGTATTTTCCTGCCGCTGATCACCACCAACTGCATCGTCCTCGGCGTCGCCCTGCTCAACGCCAACAAGGCCGAGTTCACCTTCATCACTGCCACCGCCAACGGCTTCGCCGCAGGTCTGGGCTTCTCCCTGGTGCTGGTACTGTTCGCCGCCATGCGCGAACGCATCGCCATCGCCGACGTGCCCAAGTCCTTTCAGGGCGCGGCCATCGGCATGATCACCGCCGGCCTGATGTCGCTGGCCTTCATGGGCTTTGCCGGGCTGATCAAACTATGA